A window of the Dickeya dianthicola NCPPB 453 genome harbors these coding sequences:
- a CDS encoding anion permease → MSANNSRLVKLLIILGIAVIFWFVPVPDGVNPTAWHLLAIFIATVVGLILSPYPLGAIAIFSITAVSALGLLSVRDVLVGFGDPTIWMIACAFFISRSFIKTGFGRRIGFLFISKLGNSSLGLAYGLVFTDLLFSPAMPSTSARCGGIITPLFRSIAEAYGSTPEQGTQRRIGSFLVQTIFQCNAITSAMFMTSMAGNPLISKLATQFGVHLTWTEWAAATLVPGLLSLIVIPLVLYRFYPPELKKTPEMRELAKVHLREMGPMSRNEWIVLCVFLGLVVFWVLGSTLNIDATLTALGGLSVLLLTRALSWEDVTGEKEAWHTVVWFAVLMMLATQLNKMGLIAWLGGIAGHAVAGMHWLPMVGLLLLVYYYSHYFMASAVAHISAMYAIFVSIAIAAGAPPVLTVLAFAAFSNLFMATTHYSGGPAPIMFGCGYVSLGTWWKIGFLVGLVVIPIWLGIGSLWWKVLGMW, encoded by the coding sequence ATGTCTGCAAATAACAGCAGGTTAGTGAAGCTTCTTATTATCCTCGGCATAGCCGTTATATTTTGGTTTGTTCCTGTTCCTGACGGCGTTAATCCTACCGCATGGCACCTGCTGGCGATATTTATCGCCACGGTCGTCGGCCTGATTCTCTCCCCTTATCCTCTTGGCGCCATTGCCATTTTTAGTATCACCGCCGTCTCAGCGCTCGGTTTGCTGTCGGTCAGGGATGTGCTGGTCGGGTTTGGCGACCCCACCATCTGGATGATTGCCTGCGCCTTTTTCATTTCGCGCAGCTTTATCAAAACCGGTTTCGGCCGCCGCATCGGGTTTCTGTTCATCAGCAAGCTCGGCAACAGCAGCCTGGGGCTGGCGTATGGTCTGGTGTTCACCGACCTGCTGTTTTCCCCGGCGATGCCGTCAACCTCCGCCCGCTGCGGCGGCATTATCACCCCGCTGTTCCGCTCGATTGCCGAAGCTTACGGTTCGACGCCGGAGCAGGGCACCCAGCGGCGCATCGGCTCGTTTCTGGTGCAAACCATTTTCCAGTGCAACGCCATCACCTCGGCGATGTTCATGACGTCTATGGCCGGTAACCCGCTGATCAGCAAGCTGGCGACCCAATTCGGCGTTCACCTGACCTGGACCGAATGGGCGGCGGCGACGCTGGTGCCGGGGCTGCTGTCGTTGATTGTGATCCCGCTGGTGCTCTACCGTTTCTACCCGCCGGAACTGAAGAAAACCCCGGAAATGCGCGAGCTGGCCAAAGTACACCTGCGGGAAATGGGGCCGATGAGCCGCAACGAATGGATTGTGCTGTGCGTGTTCCTGGGGCTGGTGGTGTTCTGGGTGCTGGGGTCGACGTTGAATATCGACGCCACCCTGACCGCGCTGGGCGGCCTGAGCGTGCTGTTGCTGACCCGCGCGTTGAGCTGGGAAGATGTAACCGGCGAGAAAGAGGCCTGGCACACGGTGGTGTGGTTCGCGGTGTTGATGATGCTGGCGACCCAATTGAACAAGATGGGGCTGATTGCCTGGCTGGGCGGCATTGCCGGTCACGCCGTCGCCGGGATGCACTGGCTGCCGATGGTGGGTCTGTTGCTGCTGGTGTACTACTACAGCCACTATTTCATGGCCAGCGCGGTGGCGCACATCAGCGCCATGTACGCCATTTTCGTGTCGATAGCCATTGCGGCGGGCGCGCCGCCGGTGCTGACGGTGCTGGCGTTTGCCGCGTTCAGCAACCTGTTTATGGCAACCACGCACTACTCCGGCGGCCCGGCGCCGATCATGTTCGGCTGCGGCTACGTGTCGCTGGGAACCTGGTGGAAGATAGGCTTCCTGGTCGGTCTGGTGGTCATTCCCATCTGGCTGGGCATCGGCAGCCTGTGGTGGAAGGTTTTGGGGATGTGGTAA
- a CDS encoding sensor histidine kinase, with amino-acid sequence MSKKKTPLKLGTSIILMVAAVIGSVLLVVYALLFFRITELTETHLKDKAFAIARTVANSPLVVDDLKGIGDPMRVQRFSESVKSRNHLLFVIVTDMDGIRHSHPEPGQIGRHFIGDDLYPALLGLENTAVNRGVLDPALRVFTPVFDDNNRQLGVVVVGISLSSVQSVIDENRWIIPWTILFGALVGLLGTYFLVKTLKHIMLGFEPFEISNLFEQRNAMLKQIKEGVIAVDTDLRVTIVNDEAKRLFSQHGSGETLAIGSTISRWPALMNLEKVLESGSPRQDEEINFNGNLLLINTVPVVVKGDIIGAIATFRDKTEVSQLLQRLTGMSYYADALRAQSHEFMNKLHVILGMLHLKYYPQLEEYILKTANNYQAEIGSIIRKVKSPVIAGFLLGKINRARDLGVTLSISEDSLLPDTDDSQATNELITVLGNLIENAMDALSGLENREISVTFHHQDGQLHCTVSDDGPGIAPDIQQRIYREGFSTKGSGRGIGLYLTRQSLEKIGGTIDFESEPDVYTQFFVNIPYQARQFDHD; translated from the coding sequence ATGAGTAAAAAAAAGACACCGCTGAAATTGGGCACCTCGATCATTCTGATGGTGGCGGCGGTGATTGGCTCGGTGCTGCTGGTGGTTTACGCGCTGCTGTTTTTCCGTATCACCGAACTGACCGAAACTCACCTCAAGGATAAAGCCTTCGCCATTGCCCGCACCGTCGCTAATTCGCCGCTGGTGGTGGACGACCTGAAAGGCATCGGCGACCCGATGCGGGTACAGCGCTTTTCCGAGAGCGTGAAAAGCCGTAACCACCTGCTGTTCGTGATCGTTACCGATATGGACGGTATTCGTCACTCCCATCCGGAACCGGGGCAGATCGGTCGCCATTTTATCGGCGACGACCTCTATCCGGCGCTGCTGGGGCTGGAGAATACGGCGGTGAACCGCGGGGTGTTGGACCCGGCGCTGCGGGTGTTCACGCCGGTGTTTGACGATAATAACCGGCAGCTCGGGGTGGTGGTGGTGGGGATTTCGCTGTCCAGCGTGCAGTCGGTCATTGACGAAAACCGCTGGATCATTCCCTGGACCATTCTGTTCGGCGCGTTGGTCGGTCTGCTCGGCACCTATTTTTTGGTGAAAACCCTCAAGCACATCATGCTGGGTTTTGAACCGTTCGAAATTTCCAATTTGTTCGAACAGCGCAACGCGATGCTCAAGCAAATTAAGGAGGGGGTGATCGCGGTGGATACCGACCTGCGCGTCACCATCGTCAACGACGAAGCCAAGCGATTGTTCAGCCAGCACGGGTCCGGCGAAACGCTGGCGATCGGCAGCACCATCAGCCGCTGGCCGGCGCTGATGAATCTGGAAAAGGTGCTGGAAAGCGGTTCACCGCGGCAGGATGAGGAAATTAATTTCAACGGCAACCTGTTGTTGATCAACACCGTGCCGGTGGTGGTGAAGGGCGATATCATCGGCGCCATCGCCACCTTCCGCGATAAAACGGAAGTCAGCCAACTGCTGCAGCGCCTGACCGGGATGTCGTATTACGCCGACGCCCTGCGCGCCCAGTCGCACGAATTCATGAATAAGCTGCATGTGATTCTCGGCATGCTGCATTTGAAATATTACCCGCAACTGGAAGAATATATTTTAAAAACCGCTAATAATTATCAGGCGGAAATCGGTTCGATTATCCGAAAAGTGAAATCTCCGGTGATTGCCGGGTTCCTGTTGGGTAAAATCAATCGGGCGCGGGATTTGGGCGTTACCTTGTCCATCAGTGAAGACAGCCTGTTGCCGGATACCGACGATTCCCAGGCCACCAATGAGCTGATCACCGTGCTGGGCAACCTGATCGAAAACGCGATGGATGCCTTGTCCGGTCTGGAAAACCGCGAGATCAGCGTGACCTTCCATCATCAGGATGGGCAGTTACACTGTACGGTGAGCGACGACGGGCCGGGCATTGCGCCGGATATTCAGCAGCGCATTTACCGGGAAGGATTTTCCACCAAAGGCTCCGGACGCGGCATCGGCCTGTATCTCACCCGGCAGAGTCTGGAAAAAATCGGCGGTACCATCGATTTTGAATCCGAACCGGATGTTTACACCCAGTTTTTTGTGAATATCCCGTATCAGGCAAGGCAGTTTGACCATGATTAA
- the dcuR gene encoding two-component system response regulator DcuR: MINVLIVDDDAMVAELNKCYLNQISGFSCYATVPTLQQARNLLMQPNCEIDLVLLDIYMQQDNGLDLLPTIREFSEHTDVIIISSASDVYTIKKALHYGVVDYLIKPFQFARFEQALTAYREEANLLKHREFVAQSDIDNLIRRTSGTPTVDRKKLPKGLTSLTLRTVCEWVEGNQGAEFSTEMLANAIGISRVSCRNYLIYLADTGILDTNILYGSTGRPVYLYRLLPEKQDALRQYCE; encoded by the coding sequence ATGATAAATGTACTTATCGTCGATGACGATGCGATGGTGGCGGAGTTGAATAAGTGTTATCTGAATCAGATTTCCGGGTTTAGCTGCTACGCGACGGTGCCGACGTTGCAGCAGGCGCGAAATCTGCTGATGCAGCCGAACTGCGAGATCGATCTGGTGCTGCTGGATATCTACATGCAGCAGGATAACGGCCTGGATTTGCTGCCCACGATCCGTGAATTCAGCGAACACACGGACGTGATCATCATTTCGTCGGCCAGCGACGTGTATACCATTAAGAAAGCGTTGCACTACGGTGTGGTGGATTATCTGATCAAGCCGTTCCAGTTCGCCCGTTTCGAGCAGGCGTTAACCGCCTATCGGGAAGAGGCCAACCTGCTCAAGCACCGTGAGTTTGTCGCGCAGTCGGACATCGATAACCTGATTCGCCGCACCAGCGGTACCCCGACGGTGGATCGCAAGAAACTGCCGAAAGGGCTGACCAGCCTGACGCTGCGCACCGTTTGCGAATGGGTTGAAGGCAATCAGGGCGCGGAGTTCTCCACCGAGATGCTGGCCAACGCTATCGGCATTTCCCGCGTATCCTGCCGCAATTACCTGATCTATCTGGCTGATACCGGTATTCTCGACACCAACATTCTCTACGGTTCCACCGGCCGGCCGGTCTACCTCTACCGGCTACTGCCGGAGAAACAGGACGCACTGCGTCAGTACTGCGAATAA
- a CDS encoding 2-hydroxycarboxylate transporter family protein: MKNIETEIMSDNTLTAAAPSGLLESLNKTRIGSVPFILFLVISTVVFIASYASYLPKNMIGGFAVIMTMGFLLAYIGQRIPVLKEIGGPAILCLMVPSILVYFHLFNANTLDTVKLLMKDANFLYFVIASLVVGSILGMNRVILIQGMIRMFIPLVVGTATALVTGLLVGKLFGYSFYHTFFFIIVPIIGGGIGEGILPLSLAYSAILGQAPDVYVAQLAPAAVVGNIFAIICAGVLARIGVWRSDLNGNGNLVRNEADNALFAVQDVPKTVDFHLMGGGLLLICTFFIVGGLFEKVLHIPGPVLMILIAVLCKYGRVIPSSMETGANSFYKFVSSSLVWPLMIGLGMLYVPLESVVAVFSVGYVVVCGSVVLSMALISFFIAPYLKMYPIEASIVTSCHSGLGGTGDVAILSASNRMSLMPFAQIATRIGGASTVIAATLLLGWLV, from the coding sequence ATGAAAAATATTGAAACTGAAATCATGAGCGATAACACGCTCACCGCCGCCGCACCATCGGGCCTACTGGAAAGCCTCAATAAAACTCGCATTGGTTCAGTGCCGTTTATTCTTTTCTTGGTCATTTCCACCGTTGTATTTATTGCGTCCTATGCCAGTTACTTACCTAAAAACATGATCGGCGGATTCGCCGTTATTATGACGATGGGATTCCTGCTGGCTTATATCGGCCAACGTATTCCGGTGCTGAAAGAAATCGGCGGTCCGGCGATTCTCTGCCTGATGGTGCCATCGATTCTGGTGTATTTCCATCTGTTCAACGCCAACACGCTGGATACCGTCAAGCTGTTGATGAAAGACGCCAATTTCCTCTACTTCGTCATCGCCAGTCTGGTGGTGGGCAGTATTCTCGGCATGAACCGCGTCATCCTGATTCAGGGCATGATCCGCATGTTCATTCCGCTGGTGGTAGGCACCGCCACCGCGTTGGTGACCGGCCTGCTGGTGGGCAAACTGTTTGGCTACAGCTTCTATCACACTTTCTTCTTCATCATCGTGCCGATCATCGGCGGCGGCATCGGCGAAGGTATCCTGCCACTGTCGCTGGCCTATTCCGCCATCCTCGGCCAGGCGCCGGACGTGTACGTCGCCCAGTTGGCGCCTGCCGCCGTTGTCGGCAACATTTTCGCCATCATCTGCGCCGGTGTGCTGGCCCGCATCGGCGTATGGCGCAGCGACCTGAACGGTAACGGCAACCTGGTGCGCAACGAAGCCGATAACGCGCTGTTTGCGGTGCAAGACGTGCCGAAAACGGTGGATTTCCACCTGATGGGCGGCGGCCTGCTGCTGATCTGCACCTTCTTCATCGTCGGCGGGCTGTTTGAAAAAGTGCTGCATATTCCCGGCCCGGTGCTGATGATTCTGATCGCGGTGCTGTGCAAGTACGGCCGAGTTATCCCCTCCAGCATGGAAACCGGCGCCAACAGCTTCTACAAGTTCGTATCCAGTTCGCTGGTGTGGCCGCTGATGATCGGTCTGGGCATGCTGTACGTGCCGCTGGAAAGCGTGGTGGCGGTGTTCTCCGTCGGTTACGTGGTGGTGTGCGGCTCTGTGGTGCTCTCAATGGCGCTGATCAGCTTCTTCATCGCGCCGTACCTGAAGATGTATCCGATTGAAGCTTCCATCGTGACCAGTTGCCACAGCGGTCTGGGCGGCACCGGCGACGTGGCGATTCTGTCTGCGTCCAACCGTATGTCGCTGATGCCGTTCGCGCAAATCGCTACCCGCATCGGCGGCGCTTCCACCGTGATCGCCGCCACCCTGTTGCTCGGCTGGCTGGTGTAA